TACCGGTAATGTATCAGCTCCCCATTCAAACTTTGTTACTGGAGTATCACGAGAATAGTCCCAAATAGATACATTTTCACCGCTAGTTGCAAATAAATCACCTCCTTTGCTAGTGTCAATATCCAAAAGAGAAGAGTCTCCCAAATACGATCTTTTAACTTTGCCATCTTGTTTATTAAGCATGTAAACATAGCGATCAGAAGCGCAAGATAAAACGTCTCCTTGATTAGAGAATACTAATCCCCTAACAATGCCTTCATGTGCCTTTGAAGTCCAGCGCTCACAACGTTCACTAGCATCCCATAGTTTTACAGCTAGAAAATGTGTTAGTGACATCCAAACTTTTTATATCCACTTATTTATCACATACCACCATCACCACTTCCACTGGCACAATCTATCAAAGTTTTTGTATCACGAGCTAATGAATAAACACCATCTTGATGTCCTCTACCCAATTGACCAAGAAAAGGGGCTGCGAACATCCTGTCCATCTTTGTAGCATTCAATGCACGTGTATACTCACGCGCACGTTCAAAAGGATGGAGCGATGGATCTAAATTCCTTTTAACAGGATCTTGATCATTAAGACGTGTCAACGAAGTACCACGGGTGATTGTTTTGACCTTCATCCTTTTTGGTTCGTTGCAAGTTTCAATTTCTAGTAGTAAGCTCTACACCTTGCAAAAATATTGGATAATGAGGTGTAGCGTAAACCATCGtatttgaataaacaaaagggCAAATACTTCAGCAATCCCTAAGATTtagctttttaaaactcatttcaattatttaaaaattctacTAAAAGTAATCTTATCGAACTACTAGCAAACGCCACAGGTCACAAACTTCccattcttttaaaacgTTCATTTTAATCAAAGCTAAATTTCACGAGTGCCACTGATGAATCTCAATCATATACAATTTTATTCTTCCATAAACAGTGCAACTGTCACGAGAAATTACCACTTTTCTCTCatccaaatatttttttaagaaaccAATAAACCAGGCATGCCCAGAGTTAATGCATATCAATTTATTCGGAGTGCTTGCGTACACCAGAAACAATATCGTCTACGCGCAATAAGAGGCAAGCACTTTCAATCGCGGTCTTAATTGACTGTAATTTGACGGCTTCAGGTTCCCAAACACCGTACTCATGCATGTCGACAACTCGACCAGTTTCCCCGTCAATACCAAAGCTATGTTGACCTTCCGCATGTTTCGCGCGAAGTTCGGTAAGTGCTTTAATTGGATTGGCACCGCAATTCTGAACTAAAGTACGAGGAATGATTTCAATAGCATCTGCAACAGCTCGGTAAGGCCATTGGGCAACGCCCTCAATAGAACGTGCCTTTTCCGCAAGACGAACACTGACAGCCATCTCAGTAGCACCACCGCCAGGGGAAAGTTTAGGATGGAAGAACACATTTCTGGCTACAGCCATAGCATCCTGTAAATTGCGCTCAACCTCATTAATAATGTCTTTACTTGGTCCACGTAGTAAAATAGTACATGCCTTGGGATTTTTACAGCCTGTTAAAAAGGTATAATACTCATCACCTAATTTATCGATGTAAAATAAGCCACAGCCTGTACCTACATCCTTCTCACGTAAATCTTCAAGACGATTAACGATATTGGCACCACACGCACGAGCAATACGGTTGTTATCAGATTTACGTGTTCGACGCAGAGCAGTAATGTTAGCTTTTAACAAGTAGTGTTGAGCAAGGTCAGATACACCTTTTTCAGTGATGACAAGATCAGGTTTTACTGCAATGATATAATCACACATACGCTTGACttgttcttcttcaatttcaagAATACGGTTCCAATCGGTGTCTTTGGAAATTTCAATATTAGTTTGAGATTCACCTTTTCGGTACTCTAAAGGACAATCCAACAGGACAATTCTTGGATTTTCTATGCGACGACGCATTTTGGGATGTGTAACATCTTTGTTAAGCATAACACCATCTAATACGCAGCTTGACTCAATTTCACCACCTGGGACCTTTTCCACACGGGCATAACGCTTAATGTCTATTTCCATTCTACCATTTGAAGTAGAAGCAACGGTACGGACAGCACGAAGAGCAAGATGACAC
This region of Schizosaccharomyces pombe strain 972h- genome assembly, chromosome: II genomic DNA includes:
- the cct3 gene encoding chaperonin-containing T-complex gamma subunit Cct3 is translated as MQSPVFVMNTNGNRQVGHKAQMSNIQAAKAVADVIRTCLGPRAMLKMLLDPVGSVLLTNDGHAILREIEVAHPAAKSMIELARTQDEEVGDGTTSVIILAGEILAAASPLLDRKIHPVVMIRSFKQALEDALSIIDEITLPVNVDDNAEMFRLIRTCIGTKLVARWSDLMCHLALRAVRTVASTSNGRMEIDIKRYARVEKVPGGEIESSCVLDGVMLNKDVTHPKMRRRIENPRIVLLDCPLEYRKGESQTNIEISKDTDWNRILEIEEEQVKRMCDYIIAVKPDLVITEKGVSDLAQHYLLKANITALRRTRKSDNNRIARACGANIVNRLEDLREKDVGTGCGLFYIDKLGDEYYTFLTGCKNPKACTILLRGPSKDIINEVERNLQDAMAVARNVFFHPKLSPGGGATEMAVSVRLAEKARSIEGVAQWPYRAVADAIEIIPRTLVQNCGANPIKALTELRAKHAEGQHSFGIDGETGRVVDMHEYGVWEPEAVKLQSIKTAIESACLLLRVDDIVSGVRKHSE